TTGGATGTTTCCCCACCAATGTGTTATGCTATCCAAATTTCTAGCTAAAGTTCGCCTGACTTGGCAAAATTTTGGCCCTGTTTGTAATGAAACAAAATCTTTTGGGTCTTGACTACAAAATGCTAGGGTTCAAAAGCTAAAGTTCGCCCGACTTGCTTGCTTCTCAACCCCATATTATTAATTCAGTTATTCATGTTTCATATAATCAAATAGCAATGTCTACTTGTTGTACTTGTTCAATGGGCAAAATATCTTGGAGATAAGTCCATTTTTCTTCCCTAATAGTTTTCATTGACTACTTGCTCTTTAAAAAAATTGTAATGTGAAAAAGATATTCCAtgtaacaaaaaacaaaaaaggaaacaaaaatgaaaaaaacgACAATTTAAGTACAATTAATGCATTAATAAACACAATTTTTTGAGAAAGTCAAGTGCATTAATTGAgtatttttgcaaactacaaaaactaTATCACCACTCAAtacataccttggttggtgagatttttgaatttagttcaataaaccggaagggagggagtagcaTACTTAGTGTGCATGTCATCTCTTTTTTATATGAGCCGTTATTTCATCCCATAGTGTTTTGCCTCAATGTCTCATCGGAACAACTTTGTTTACTTAAAATCTCTTCTTGACCTAACATATCTCTTGAGTAGTATATTATCACTAGATCATTGGCCAATgttttactccctccatcccaaaaggcttgtctaaatatggatgtatctaacactaaaacgtgtctagataCATCTGGATCTAGACAAAAATCTAAGACAAACTTTTCgggatggaggtaataccgtataCCAGCTTTCGGTATGTTGGAGGTATGCCCATTTGAACTGGCATCCCATTTTGTTTCAGTACAAGGGCCATCCGGTTGGTGCTATTGCTTCTGGTGAGGCCGAGGGGAACTATCATGTACAAGTACTTTCGAGACTTCAAACAAAGATTGGGTTCTTTGCGCCTTAAGCTCTCGAACCAGTCGACACTGGATGATGATTCTTCATATTTACCACTTCTTTATGGATTAGATTAACTAAATTGGATTTCATTGTTTTGATGGGTATATGTTTGCTTTAGAATCACCAGTTCCGTTTAGGATTAAACACTCGGTCCAGTTTTATGTGGTTCAGATATGATTGCCCTTTGATGATTCTTCTGCACTACTGTTCCTGTTGGATATTAATGTAGTTTAAGTGTTGTTGTATTAACATGCATGGCCATTCTCATAGACATTAACTCTTCAGGTTTGGACCTTCTTGCTTTATGCAACTCCGTTTATTTTAGCTCTCCAGCTTTCACATTTGTTGCAAATATGAGGGTTTTTGGTTGTTTCTTCAGGTATGTTTGTCTTGCAAGATTTCAGTCAGAGATCAAGTATAGCAATTTCTCTGTGTCATCACTAACTTTAAATATTAAAACTTTGCACCCCGTCGGCACCGCATTTCTACAATAACTTCGTTGATACATGAAGTTCATTTACATATAAACAGGGAATGTTCTCAAAGTTAATCTCAAAGATGCATACAATCATATAGTTCCTGGCTCAATCAAGTCAATCAATTTCATTAGAGTAGATATTTTAGTACAATTGCCTTCAGGTTAATCCTTTCATGGATGTGGGCAGATGTTGGAGCACATAGCTAACATTTTTTTTCCTTAATGTGCATCTGTCAGtgagttttttttttgcggggtgcaTCTGTCAGTGAGTAGGTTGGCATGCTAACGTcctgcggcaacgcgcggggatCATCTAGTGAGACAAGTTATGAAGAAACTTTGAAATACCCGGTGTCAAACTCTTCTGTTAGGGAGAACTTGGAAACATGTTACTCAATGAAGAGATGAACTACATCAAAAAGGATCTAAAAGAGATGGAGATCTAAGTAACAATGCCATGCGTTTGACTCATTccataaaaacaaaaaaaggatTACAGTTTTAGTATGAGATTATTTAATCTTAACTTGACAACCACACACGCACTCCTAAACAAATATGTTGCCGGAGCGCATCTGCACGGACCACTCAGCTAGTTTTAATAAACATCGACAACCAAAATGCCGCTGCCTAATACTCTAACCtgttttttttttccaaaaaaatgggGGAAAATTACCAAGATGCATGTGAGTAATAGACCCTGGATAGATGGATCATGCCACCAGGAGCAGCACGAGCAAGCACGCCGAGGCAGCGGTGATGAGGGAACGCGGCGTCACAAGCGGCGCGGAGTTGGGCAGGTAGGGGTAGGAGTCGGGCGGCGGCATCTTGCACTCGTCGCCGTTGAAGTAGATCTTGCGCGGGAACGCCCATCCCTGGCTGAAGGTGAAGGTTCTGTCGTCCTTGCGCATGAGCACCTCCGACTGCACGTTGCCGAAGGGGCCGGCCTCCATGAGCAGGTCGTTGTAGAGCTTGAGGCCGTAGAACATGCCGGTGTCGTTGATGTTCCCGTAGGGGAGGAGGGGTTTGTACTGGAAGCTGAAGACCTCGGTGACGTTGTTGAGGTTGGGGTGCTGGGCGACGAGGGTCCACTGCGTGTAGTTCATGCGGTAGTTGAAGTTGGTGACGGCGATCTTGGCGCGCCAGTAGTCCTTGTAGTTGAGCTTCACGTGCCAGTGCACCCGGATGGGGCACATGTGGTTGGTGCACTGCAGCAGCTGCGCCCCGTCCTTCTTGGGCGTGTTCACCCCGGGGGTGAGCGCCCGCTTGGAGTCGCCCATGATGCAGCCGTCGCTGTGGCTCTTGCCGCCGCGGCCGCCCATGCTCTTGTGGGCGCCGCAGCCGCACGCGCACTTGGCGCACGGCACGATGGTGCTGTTgtagaaggaggagaaggagacgcAGCAGGTCGGGTACCTGGACGCCAGCTGCTGCGAGTAGGTGCAGGTCACCGTCCACGTCATCAGCGCCTGCGTCTTGCGCCGGTGGTCGGCGCtccagtagacggtggaggggacGATGGTGGCCGGGCCGCAGGTGTAGCCGAGCCCGGGGCCCATGAGCGTGAAGTTCTTGGGCAGCTTCACGGTCTTGTTGGTGGTCCCGGCGAGCCCCACGGAGACCTGGAACGCCGAGAGCGAGCCAGCGGGGTCCTGGCCGTAGGCGGAGATGACGCCGCCACGGCAGCAGTTGGCGATCTGCTGGTTGTAGGGGACGCCGGGGAGGAGGTCGACGACGGAGGGCGTGTGCTTGCAGCAGTGCGGGATGCCGCCCTTGAACTTGGAGCAGTCGCCCTGCTCGGTCGCCTGCGCTCCCACGATGGACCAGATCACCTCCTTCTTGGCCCACGACCACCCCAGCGTCCACCCGGGCGCCATGATCTGACGGTACTGCTGATAGTTGTTCATCGCCACCATGGCGACGTACCCGTCAGGCGTCCATGACTGGATATCCCACTTGATTGTAATGTTGCCTGTCGGGTCGAGGGGATCATACGCAACCGCCACGGAGCAGATGACCGCGAGGATCAGAGCCACAAGCATAGACTTGCGGAGCTCCTCCATGGCTGCACACCCCTGCTAATGCTATTGCAAGAACAGCCCGCAGTAAGGTAGCTAGCTAGCACAAGTGATGGATGGATCGAGCTGATCGGCCTCGGAGGAAGTGGCAGGCAATTAAAGGGCGTGCATCGGCGAAGAATAATAATACAGTGGTAAGAAGAAGCATCAACAACGAGCGAGATGGCATGTCACACCGTCGGTTGGGTTACTTAACAAGAACTCCATTGAATTAATCTGCGGGTGATGGCTCAGCACCACCTCCCTGCCAGTGATCGATCGATGTACACATACATCTCACGTGTTCCTGTGCTTGCTCAGAAACCAGAATTAATCTCCTGGTGGTGTTGCGTCGTTGCTCTTGCACACGTCCGCTGGCCGACCTGCCGCCAGCTGGTTGGTAGCTCGCCGCTGAAGCAACCGCGGTAGGCGAGATGGAAAAGGACGCGGGAGATCTCGGCTCAAAGCTGATGGGCCATGGCAACGGTATCATCTCGGCTTACTTCTTGTGACAACGACGGTGGAGCGCTACTCGCCATCCTTCATTTACTAAGTAGGAGTAGTATCTTAGACAACCCCTACTACACTACACATCATTAAATATGTACTGTATTTTGATGTGCATACACGCTTACACATCATTAAACTTGGTCTAGACTTCTACTCGTCGGATTTGCTACATTGCCCATTATTATGCGTCTGATCTGGTCATGAGAGACTGTCTTCCTACCATGCAGAATGCATTCTGCACTCAATGACTCAAGTGATTTGAAATCCGAGCAAAGTTAATTATAGGACGCCGAtaacgtccacacgtgtgggcgttaaagaGTCTGCCCACATGTTTTGTGTGGCGTCTAAGAGGATCAGCTCACACGTCTACGTGTAGGCAAAACAAGTAATTTTCACGTACCTTTTTTTCCCCGCGGTCCCTCTCACACGCCTATGTATGGacaaaatagataacgcccacacggcCATACGTCAGGCTTCGTACCtcatggtcccgcacgccccgcgtgacagtcaccacgcGCCCCGCATTTGTCATGGTCCGGATCCtcttccatgttcgtttaactgcagttgtcatgtcgctgaactacagttgtcatgtcggacaactacagttgccatggttgatcaactgcagttgccatctcaggtcaagtgccagatgACATTTTTGAACAACTGcagttgttgccatgtatggtctggtttactatagttgtCATGAGTCGCAAACTTTAGGGGTTGCCACCTACgaacactagacagttgccatgtatggtctgctTTACTACAGTTGTCATGATTTTAAAACtctaggagttgccacctactaacaccaGGCAGTTGCCGTATAGCGCTACAAAGAGACATGGCAaaataacatgttcgggtaaagagagagttgccatctgcttacaagcacactagggcagtttgccatgtaccttgcaaaacacatgacaactgacatgttcgggtaaaagagagattTGCCacctgcttacaagcacactagggcagttgccatgtaccttgcaaaacatatggcaactgGCAGCTTTGGGTGTGGGAGAGAAGACGAACGTGTGGGCAAACTgataaatgcccacacaccagcccctgtgCGTGAGCGAAAACTGACGTGTgagcgaactgctaaacgcccacacaccggtcCCTTCGTGTGGTGAAAACGGACGTGTGGACGACccgatgaatgcccacacaccagcccagtcctacATGGCACCACAAACATGCTAAGATTCATGCAACCACAAACAGACGTGGATCCTCGCGTGTGGGCGAGACATGTGGGCGTTAGTATTTCGGTAATTATAAcatgttcaatttttttaaaagttAAGACATCTGTTTTTCTCTTTCTGCGGAAATTTCTCACATGGTTTACATCTTAAGAAATGGATTTATATTGAATACAACTTTGAGAAATCAAATCTTCAATCCATGCAAACGCGCGGGGTATTACTAGTTATACAAACATAACAACCATTAAAAACTTATAAAGAACATGAGGACTAAAACTCAGTCAATTGATTTTTATCCAAGTCTTAGTCGACGCCTCTATTAAATATTTTTTGTGTTAACTGCTTGTCACATTTAAATCGGCCTGTTAGGATGATGCGGCCGGCCTGTTTCTTTTTAGTTGTTTGTTGGGCTGCCGTTAAAAATAGACCGTGCAAAGTGCAAAGAGCGAGCGTGTTGTGttgttttttctaaaaaaaaatctaCTAGACCAACATGTAAGTCCTCCACGCTCATTGTCTTCCCCCTatatcttttagcatgtcataatcAATGCACACTATTATTTTCCACCacactttattttttattttcctccACGTTGTGTGTCAAAGTTTGCTTACATAAGATTTGTAAGACGAAATCCACTTAATCTATGCGCCAAGATTCAtgcaaatttgtgttgcatttCCTTTTTCGGTCGCAACATTGTGTATTATATTTTCAAAATGGCTTCAGGCAATTCATTTTGGATTTCTCGGATAGTTTTTTTTTGTCGCTTCTTTTAAAATTATTACTTATTTCCATTCTTCTCATTCTTTTCTTGTTCTCTTTGTCTCTCATAATTCTTTCTTTGaagtatgtatgtgtgtgttttcatttttatttttggcTTTTATTAAAACTCCAGTTGGCCTTATGTTTTTGTCGGAGGGCAGCAGGAGAGGGAGGGGTAGTTGCATGTTCGACACTAGGCTTGCAACTACAAGTATCACCCTTGACTGGAACTGCATGTCCACACGCCCAACTGCAATCGGCCTTTTGTTTTGTCGGTGGGAGGTGAGAGAGGGGTAGGCAGTTACATGTTTGACACTAggcttgcaactgcaagtgtcgccctcgACTGCAACTGCATGCCCACACTCCGGACTATAACTGACCTTTGTGTTTGTAACTGAGCAGCGGGAGAGGGGGCAGTTGCAGCTCGAAATGTTAGGGGGCGATGGGGAGAGGCGGTGgtaacactaggcatgcaactgcaactgTTGGTCCCAACTGGAACAACATGCCCACACAGCCCAACTGCAATTGACCTTTGTTTGTAAGTGGACTGTTGGAGAGGGGGTGAGTTGCATGCCCAATATtaggcatgcaactacaagtgtcgcccCTGACTTCAACTACATGTCTTCCTCTCGATTGCAACTAGCCTTGTGTTTTTGTCGAGGTCAGTGGGAGAGGGGGGCAGTTGCATGTCTAATAATAGGCTTGCAACTACAAGTGCCACCCTCGAGTGCAACTGCATGTCCATACACCCAACGGCAATTGGCCTTCTGTTTTGTTGGTGTGCGACATGAGAGGGAGGCAGTTAGATGTCCAACACTAggcttgcaactgcaagtgtcgccttGAACTACAACTGCATGCCTACACACACGACTGCAACTGACCTTTTGTTTTGTAAGTGATCGGCGAGAGAGGGGGCAATTGCATGTccaacactaggcatgcaactgcaagtgtcacctCCGACTATAACTTCATGTCtcccaacatggttgcaactacaagtgtcgcccTCAAATGCAATTGCATGCTTACATCCCGACAGCAATTGGCCTTGTGTTTTTTGTTTGAGGCGGAGGTACAGGGGGTAGTTGCATGCCAGACACTAGGCTTGTAACTGAAGTGTCGCCCTCGACTACAACCACACGTCCACACACCCAACCGCAACAAACCTTTTGTTTGGTCAGTAGGCGACGCGAGAGGGGGACAATTGCATGTCCGACACTAGGCTTGCAACTCAATGCATCACCCTCGACTGCAATTGCACGCTTCCCTCCCAATTGCAACCATCCTTTGTGTTTTTACTAGAGGGTGGCGGGGAAAGGAGTGGGGTAGTTGCATGCCCGACACTAGGCTTGCAACTGCATTTTTCTCTTCCGACTACAGCTGCATGCTCACACACCTGACCGTAGTTGAGCTTTTGTTCTATCGATGGGCAGTAGGAGAAGGGGCGGGTGGATGTGTTTCTCTTTGACGCATTATGTTGCCGACATTCCCAGCCGAAATTCCCGCAACTTGTCAAAATTTTGTTCTTGTTTACAAGGAATCAAAAGCTTTAGGGTGTCTAGTGCAAAATGTTAGGGTCTTGAGTGCAAGATTATTTTATTCATGGGGATAGGGATGGGAAAGGAAAAAAGGCTGGTTGCGCATTTGATGCGTGCATCAATCTTTTTTTATTAGATGATGCGCGCAACATGCAGTTCGGTTCGACGTTGATGTGGGATAGcgatttgtttttttagatcgACCGTGCATGCGCGTAGATGATGTCGGCGTACATTTTTGGTGCAGCAGAGGATACACATGATTCGTGGTACCTTCTTTTGTTCAATAGGCTTTTCAAATGTgtgaaaaaaacaaacaaacaaattcaTAGCCTAGCCCAATCAGAGAAACAAAGTAAGAAGCCTAGCCCAAAATGACAAACAAACAACCAGGAAAAAGGAAAAAGCCCAGAACCTAAACCTGATACAATCAACAGAAGAAAAACTAGTTAACGGGCTTAATCTGGTTACGATGATGTCAGCtgactgagacttcgcgaagtctcagttGATTGAGACCTAGACAGACCCTGCATAAATTGTATTGCATAAATAACAAT
This window of the Triticum aestivum cultivar Chinese Spring chromosome 5D, IWGSC CS RefSeq v2.1, whole genome shotgun sequence genome carries:
- the LOC123119822 gene encoding COBRA-like protein 5, with product MEELRKSMLVALILAVICSVAVAYDPLDPTGNITIKWDIQSWTPDGYVAMVAMNNYQQYRQIMAPGWTLGWSWAKKEVIWSIVGAQATEQGDCSKFKGGIPHCCKHTPSVVDLLPGVPYNQQIANCCRGGVISAYGQDPAGSLSAFQVSVGLAGTTNKTVKLPKNFTLMGPGLGYTCGPATIVPSTVYWSADHRRKTQALMTWTVTCTYSQQLASRYPTCCVSFSSFYNSTIVPCAKCACGCGAHKSMGGRGGKSHSDGCIMGDSKRALTPGVNTPKKDGAQLLQCTNHMCPIRVHWHVKLNYKDYWRAKIAVTNFNYRMNYTQWTLVAQHPNLNNVTEVFSFQYKPLLPYGNINDTGMFYGLKLYNDLLMEAGPFGNVQSEVLMRKDDRTFTFSQGWAFPRKIYFNGDECKMPPPDSYPYLPNSAPLVTPRSLITAASACLLVLLLVA